CATCCGGATTTGCAGATTTTGGTTTTGATGTAGACATTGCTCCTTTATTTCTGACGCCGGAAGAAGCCGCAAGACAAGCCATAGAATCGGATGTGCATGTATTGGGTATTTCTTCCCTGGCAGCAGGGCATAAGACCTTGGTTCCTCAAGCCATAAAAGCATTGGCCGATTTTGGAAGAAATGATATTCTTGTTGTGCTGGGAGGGGTGATTCCTCAAAAAGATTACCAGTTTTTATTAGATCATGGTGTTTCTTGCATTTTTGGTCCGGGTACCCCATTGACCACTGCCGTCCAAATTGTACTGGAGCAAATGTTCCAGAGATTCCACCCTGAGGTATAAGGGCTTAAATCAGGACTAAGGGTTTTATATGGAATGGGTAGCCTCAACACCAACTTTCCCACTAAACCAACTGCTTTAATCATATTATTATTTTCAATCATTTTTGAGAATTCATTATTAGAATAGCGAAATATTCCTGACTTTTGCCAGCCGTCTGATTACGAAGCAATTTACATTTTTTAACCAATCTCTTGATGCCTACAGACCATCATTTAAGTTGGAACAAGGTATTGGATGAAGCGCGTAAGAACCTCACTCCAAAGCACTTTAATACCTGGTTTGTTCCCATCAAGCCCGTTCAACAGGACGGCAATGTCCTTACTTTGGAAGTGCCGAACGAATTTTTTCTGTCGCATTTGGAGACACATTTTTTAGATGTACTAAAGGATGCAGTGAAGGGAGCCATGGGCCCCCGAAGCAAGATTGAATACAGAATTGCCATGGAGGAATACAAAAAGCCTGGTCCTGACAAAGCCAGACTTTCAAAAAATGAACTCCACGAATCCGGGAGCATAGGAATAGCCAATCCTTTTGTAATTCCCGGTATAAAAAAACAAAGCTGGGATGCCAATCTAAATCCCCATTATACTTTTGAGAACTTTGTAGAAGGTCATTGCAATCGGGTAGCCAGACAAGCAGGACTCCAGATTGTCAATAAACCAGGTGAACTTTTTAATCCACTTTTGGTGTATGGCAATGTAGGCTTGGGTAAGACCCATTTGCTTAATGCCATCGGCAATGCCATATTAAAGAAGCATCCAAAACTTCATGTGCTTTATTTGACTTCTGACAAGTACACCAATATGTTTGTGCAGGCCATTAGGAACAATTCAACAACAGATTTTGGACATTATTTTCAGCAAGTTGACGTATTGATCATTGATGACATTCAATATTTTTCAGGGAAAGCGGGCACCCAGGAAATATTTTTTCACCTTTTTAATCAAATGCATCAAAACAGAAAGCAGATCATCATGGGGTCCGATAGAGCCCCCAAAGATTTGAAAGAAATAGATGAAAGATTAATCAGTCGGTTTAAATGGGGAGCTTCATTGGAACTTTTGACTCCGGATTATGAAACCATGATGGCTATATTGGAAGAAAAATTGGAAGAGAAGGACCTTGAACTGAGCAATCAGGTGAAAGAGCTGCTCTGTCACAATCTGAAAGACAACATTAGAGAAATCGAAGGAGTTATTGTTAATATTAAACTGCAGAGTTCCCTGAATGGGAAAACGGCAAGTTTGGATCTTGTAAAAGACATCCTCCAAAGTTTCTCCAATAGAGCTGAAAATGAGGTAAGTATTGAAGCAATTGCCCGTATCGTTTCCGAAAACACAAACATCCCGGTGACAAGCATGATGGGTAAAAGCAGACAAAGAAACATCGTTCAGGCAAGACAATTGGCCATGTATTTTTCAAAGAGAATGACCAATAAACCGCTTGCTTCAATTGGGACTGCATTTGGAGGTCGAGACCACAGCACTGTAATCTATTCATGCGAAGCTGTAGAAAACATGATGGATACAGACAAATTATTTGAAGAAATGGCCCGCAAAATTGAGAGAACAATAATTAAAACATTGGGAATTAAGTAATTGAGTGCATCGAATCTGGTTTTTGTTTTAAAAGACCCTGCTGAGATTCTCTAACTTGATAAAATAAAATAAGTTTGGTTAAATTCTGAAAATTCATACTTTTGCGTCTCTTTTTGAGTAAGGTGAGGTGGGTGAGTGGCTGAAACCAACGGTTTGCTAAACCGTCGTACTCCGAAAGGGGTACCGAGGGTTCGAATCCCTCCCTCACCGCTAAAAAAGTGAGGAAATTTTCGGGGCGTAGCGCAGTCCGGTAGCGTACCTGGTTTGGGACCAGGGGGTCCCAGGTTCGAATCCTGGTGCCCCGACGATGAGAAAGAGCATGAAGAAAATCATGCTCTTTTTTTTGTGCGCTATGCATACCATTAATCTATAGGGTGAAAGTCCCGAACGAGCCAACCAACGGGAATCGTTAATCCAAAGCAAGGGTGTTTATCGCGAGGTAAAATCTGAAGGAAGTAGCGGATAAAATTGTGAACCAACGAACAGAAACGGAATAAAAGGCTTACGCTGTGGGTGAGTGGGCATTAGACTGCGAAGCCCAAAAGTTGGACGTAAACAGCGGTAGTAAATTCTGTGGATTACAATGAAAGATTAATGAGTTTACCATAGGAGATCTGTAAACACAAGCGGAGGCAACGACGAGCGAAATGGAATAGCAAAGTGAGTGTCAGCAGAAGTCAGCAGAGGTCATAGTACCTAAGAAATTTCTGTAATGGAAAAGGAGGGAAGGACCGAATCCTAAGAGTTGATGAAGTTTTTT
This window of the Saprospiraceae bacterium genome carries:
- the dnaA gene encoding chromosomal replication initiator protein DnaA, which produces MPTDHHLSWNKVLDEARKNLTPKHFNTWFVPIKPVQQDGNVLTLEVPNEFFLSHLETHFLDVLKDAVKGAMGPRSKIEYRIAMEEYKKPGPDKARLSKNELHESGSIGIANPFVIPGIKKQSWDANLNPHYTFENFVEGHCNRVARQAGLQIVNKPGELFNPLLVYGNVGLGKTHLLNAIGNAILKKHPKLHVLYLTSDKYTNMFVQAIRNNSTTDFGHYFQQVDVLIIDDIQYFSGKAGTQEIFFHLFNQMHQNRKQIIMGSDRAPKDLKEIDERLISRFKWGASLELLTPDYETMMAILEEKLEEKDLELSNQVKELLCHNLKDNIREIEGVIVNIKLQSSLNGKTASLDLVKDILQSFSNRAENEVSIEAIARIVSENTNIPVTSMMGKSRQRNIVQARQLAMYFSKRMTNKPLASIGTAFGGRDHSTVIYSCEAVENMMDTDKLFEEMARKIERTIIKTLGIK